The following nucleotide sequence is from Halobacillus mangrovi.
AATTTCATACAATGGAAGCCCGATGAAGTTCGCTTGCTTTTTTATCAAGGATCTCTTCACCTCATGGATCGGCAAGCGAGAAGACTGTTTGGAGAAAGTCGAGAAAAGACCCTTCACTTCAAAGCGTTCATCATTCATCACCTCATACAAAGCAAGAGCACTGTCTTTTCCACCGCTCCATGAAACAATTACAGGTTTCATATCTTGCCTCCTTTCTCTCACTTACTTCTAAAATAACATAGAAAAAACCTCTGCCCTTAATAGGCAGAGATTGTTATGACTTTCCTGTCCAGTAAGCACCGTCTTCCATATGGACGAAGGGGATATCGGTATCCACCTCTCCGTGAATTTTTGCTTGAGCCAAGTCATCACCCTGGAGCCAGTTATTAAAATCAAATTCCACAGGGGTTTGATCGCCTCCAAGCGCAAACCACGCTTTCTTTTCTCTCGGTAAATAACCTGATGTATGAATAGTTCCAGCCCAGCTGCTGTAAAGCTTGGAGAATACTCCACCGTCTGTATCGTTCATCAGACGGAATGCATCGTAGGCAGTCTTCAACGAATTCCGGTTGGATTGGATGGCATCCATGCGTTTCAGCGAATCCACAAGATGGTTGCGGTTTTCCTTTTTCATGATTTCAAAATGATTGGTGCAAACATTTGCCTCCCTTACTTCTACGCCTCTGGGAGAAGCTTCGACGACGAAGGTTTGATTTGTAGAATCGAATACAGTGTAGCTAAACGAATGCCGGTGCGGGATTTCCCTTAGCATCGTCACTGCCTCTTCCACATTAGCACAGGACTCCAGCACAAGACGTCCAATCATACAGCAGATAAATCCGTCTCCAGGACGCTTCCGATGCATGAAATTATAGCCCATGACCAATCCCTTTTCATTCATGCCATCCATTCGACCAGTAATCCGCTGGGTGGGACCAATAATCGCATAGCCTTGGTCAGTCGGCTGGAAAAAGCTGTACCGGCCTTCATACGTTTTCGGCATATAATCGTAATTACGGATGAAATACCCATCTCCTGTCATAATCGAACATCCCGAGCGCTTATAATCGATCCTGTAGCCGCCAAATTCCATCAAAACTCTATCCATCGGCCATTCCAAGGCGTCACGAAGTCCAAGCAGCTCTTCCCAAACTCCCGGAGCGAAGCGGGTAATGGCTTCTCTTACTTCACTCTCTTCTACAGTGAAGCGCGGTTTTCTCACTTTCCATTGCTTGACCCTATTTTTGACTGTCCAGGAATCCCGCAGCTTTCCTCCTTGCCAGTATCCAAAATCATAGTGTGTCCCTCTAAACTGTAAGATGTCGCTATGTATGTATTTCATGAAGATTCCCTTTCTCGGTTGTTTGATTTAATCTACTTTATCATGCTTCATTTCCTTCAATAAAGCCAAAAGCTCTTCATTTTGTTCGACTTGTTTGTCTGTATTCTTTTTGATCATTCGAATCCAGCGGATGACGAGAGCGATGAAAAGAATAAAGGCTAAATAGATGAGTACTCCAATAGGCGCCATTTCTCCTCCTCCTCTCTATACTTCCTTTTTTATATCTTCTTGAACCTCTTTGATTAACTCAGGATTTTCGTTAATTATTTTTCCGATGTAAAAAAAACCGCCTATAATGACAAACGTAATTCCCCAATTGATGATTTGGCGAAGAATAATTCCTTTATCAAAAGCTTCTACACCGTATTTAATGATCAGCCAATATTTGATTGTAGCAAGCAAAAGATCCTGAATGGCAAAAGCCACTACGATCCAATTAAAAAGATGGAACAGTTTCTTTTTATGGAATAACCGGCGGGTGAAATCTCTGTTATATCCTTGAAGTTCACTGAAATCAAGAGCAAAATAAAGTGCGATCGGCTTCTTGATGACGATAGTGAATAAGAATAATAAAGCTAATACATAGGCATAGATTACGTTGTTCCAAAGCAATTGAATAGCAGACCCTGCCAATACATCAATCAACGTACCAACAATGAGAGTAGAAATCATATAAATCCCGAAAATGTTCACTTTTTTCAAGGCAATGAATCGATAGATAGTGTAAATAATCCCAGGGATCGAGGAGAGCAGCATCGCATAGTAATCCCCAATATAGTCTCTAGAGAGGTTCCACACCGCCAAAGGGAAGACAACATAACAAATCAGATCAAGTACTATAAACTTGCTTTGCTTCAAACGAATCTGCCTCCTTCTCCCATCTTTATGTATTACTATACGCGATGAAGGCCCTTTGGTTTCAAATGTCCCTGTTTTGATAAAATTTGACCGTAAACGCTAAGAAATGCGAAGTCCTTCTAGTTTTCTGTAGCGTTTTTTGGTAGTCTTAAAAATGTAAGAAGTCGTAAGCGTTTCCCATAACCGTATAAACACCAGACCATATAACAGCATGGATGGATTTTGATTAAGGTGGTGTGAGAATCATGAAAAGAGTTGTCATCCTTGGCGGCGGTTACGGTGGTTTGAACATCTTAAACGGACTGCTCGAAAACATTCCGAAAGATGCACATATAACTGTCGTAGATCGCAACCCCTATCATTCATTAAAGACCGAATTCTATACGATCGCAGCCGGAACCGAATCAGACAGGCATGCTCGTGTAGATTTTCCAGTGCATGATCAAGTCGATTATGTGTTCGATGAGATTGAAAAAATTGATGTAGAAAACGAACAGGTCATTATCAAGAATCTTACTGAAAACATTACTTATGATTATCTCGTAATTGGACTTGGCTGTGAAGACAATTACCACGGCATCGAGGGTGCCAGAGAGTTTACTGAAAGTGTCCAAACCTTCGCAAAGGCGCGCAGCGCGGGGTACTCGATCGGAAACCTCGGGGCCTACAAAAATGTGACAGTAGTAGGCGCTGGACTGAGCGGAATCGAAGTCGCTTCTGAAGTCCGTGAGAGCCGCTCCGACTTGAACATCCGATTGCTTGACCGCGGTGATACAGTCCTTAAAGCGTTCGACTCCAAGATTCAAAAGTACGTGGAGAAATGGTTTAAGGAAAATGACGTCGAGGTCATCCACGGAGCAAATGTTGAATACGTAGAAAAAGACGGCGTCTGCAATAACGGGATTTGCTACATGAACGATGTTACGGTTTGGACCGCTGGTGTTCGCCCGAACTTCCTCGTAAGAGAGCTCCCTTTTGAAAAAGACAACCAAGATAAAATCATCGTCAACGACTTTTATCAGGTTCCGAGCAGCCAAAATGTGTATGTTGTTGGAGACTGTGCCTCAGCGGATCATTCCCCAAGTGCCCAGTTAGCCGGCCAGCAAGGTGAAAAAATAGCGGATGTCTTAACGGCCGTCCTCCATAACCGTGTACCAGAACGTCCAAGCGAATTGAAATTGAAAGGAACGCTTGGGTCTCTTGGTAAGAGTGACGGATTCGGTAATATGATGCAAAAACCAATGACAGGGATGTTGCCTCGTTTAGCGAAATCCGGTGTGCTTTGGTTAAGTAAGCGACATTAATAAAGAAGTGCCCTTTTGAAGGCACTTCTTTTTTTCGTTAGTGGATAGGTTTTTGCCAATTGATATCAGTATTCCATTAAGAAGTGATTAAAAGTTATTTGAATTGGATGGTTTCCTTTACCGTTAGTAGAAGTAGGAGCTCCGGGAAATGGCTCGCTTTCCGCGGGCATGCGCAGAGCCTTCTTGAGCTATCGCTCTCCGGGGTCTCACCTGTCATGCTCATCCCGCAGGAAAGCGAGTCGTTTTCACGCCCCCCTTTCCCTTATCGAGTAACGGGGCCAAGAGATCTAAGTCTTCAGAACCTGGAGGTTTAAGTTGAATATAGAAGCTTCAAAATGAAGGATCTTCTTGTACCACTTTGAATTCACAAAAGCTTGCCATCAAGCGTGAACGTGATTCAATTGTTCTCTTAAATATTTGGCAAGCTCAAGCATTCCATAAACTCCAGCTTTTGCTTCCGCGTCTGAATTATAGTTGGTGTTTGTGTTCACATCATAAGAATAAAGGTTTCCATCCTTATCCTGAATCGCTTCTATAGCAGCAACATCGATGTTATTTTCTTTTAAGAATGCTTCATAATGATCAATGATTGCTGGTCGGTAATTTTCAAGGATTTCAAACTTTGCCTTAGGTTCTTCAGCTTCCCCATCGGTTGGGCAGTAGAGATCGTCTATTGTGCAAGCATCGGCTGGGCATAGTTCAAAACCTTCAGAGGTATCGACTTTTACTCCATATACAAACTTTCCTCCAACAAATTCATGCCGGATAATATAAGGTTCAGGGGCCTCGATGTACTGCTGCAGCAAAGTAATGCCATCAACAGGCTCATCGAACGAAGGACCATCCAAATATTCCTCTAAAGCTTGTTTCGAATGGAACAATTGCACCCCCTGCCCTTTTCCAGCGCGGTTATGCTTTGTAATAAATGACTCTAAGTTCAATTGATCTGCAGCTTTCATAATATTATTTTTACCAACAGCGGTAATGGTCTTCGGTGTCTCAATGCCAGCCTGGTTCAACGCCATATACTGGTTCACTTTACTGACTTCCAGCCTAAGCGCTCGGCTGCCGTTGATCACTGTTCTTCCGTGACGCTCCAGCCATGCTATGACGGCCTCTGTGAATTCAGGGGCATAACGATGATCACGAGTATGAGAAGAAGCACTGATTCGATTATAAAAGATCCCTTCAGGAGGTTCACTTGTTAAATCAAGCGTTCCTTCATCCAGATGCCATAGTTCATAAGGAAGCTCGAGTTCCTCTAAGCGCTCCGTTAAATGGCCGGTCCATTCGTCATTCTCATGAAGTACATAAATTTTGCTCATTGATCCGACTCCTTTTTTACAGATGTTTCTTCTATTCTAACACATAAAACCTATTGAATTACTAGGAATAAGCTCTTAATAGAGCTTGATTAATCTATCAAACTGTGGCACAGTGAAACTATAATCTACTTGTTCATCAACTTCATAGGTTTAATGTAGGGGGACCAGTGTAGCTGGTTGAGATTGTATCCTTTTTGATACTGACCCTTAGAACCTGATCTGGTTTATACCAGCGTAGGGAACATCTGAAACGACTCATGTATCGTTATAAGATATGCACCCTGGGTATGGTACCAGGGTGCTTTTTATATGCCCTGATTCCATATTCATAGGCTCTCCCTTTCTGACCAAGTGAGATGGACACATATGGAGGGAATCTTATGAAAAAATTATTCATGCTAGTATTGCTTCTTATTCTGCTAAGCGCCTGCTCGAGCAACAATGAAGCAAGTTCAGAATCCGGCAGTGAGGAGAAAGTAGCAAAAGACATTAAGCTTGTGCTGGATTGGACGCCTAATACCAACCATACAGGCATATATGTAGCAAAAGCGGAAGGCTATTTCGAAGAAGAAGGACTCAATGTTGAAATTATGATGCCAGGGGAAGCGGGCGCAGACCAGCTTGTTGCTTCAGGGAAAGCGGATTTTGGCATCAGTGCACAGGAAACACTGACGGAAGCACGTGTACAGGGAATTCCGATCGTCTCTATTGGAGCAATCATTCAGCATAATACTTCAGGGTTTGCTTCACCAAAGGAAAAGAACATCACCTCCCCCGCTGATTACGAAGGAAAAACGTATGGCGGCTGGGGGGCCCCTGTTGAGAAAGCTGTTCTTTCTTCCTTAATGCAGAAAGAAAATGCAGATGTGGAAGAAGTCGATATCGTTAATATGGGAAATTCTGATTTCTTTACCGCTGTCGAACGTGACATTGATTTTGCCTGGATTTATTATGGCTGGACTGGTGTCGAAGCCGAACTTCGTGGTGAAGACCTGAACATGCAGTACTTAACCGACTACTCGGATAAACTTGATTACTACACACCTGTTTTGACGGCAAATGAGAAAACTATAAAAAATGACCCTGAAAAAGTGGAAGCATTCATGGCAGCCGTTTCTAAAGGGTATGAGTATGCGATCGATCAACCTGAAAAAGCTGCCGATATCCTTATAGAGGCAGTTCCAGATCTTGATCCTGAACTTGTGAAGGCAAGTCAAAAATGGCTGTCCCCTAAATACCAGGACGACGCTGAACAATGGGGAATCCAAGACGTAGAAGTATGGGAAAACTACGCGGAGTGGATGTACAGTCATGATTTATTAGACAAAAAACTAAAAGTGGAAAAAGCATTTACGAACGAATTCTTACCAGCTAAGGAGGAAAAATAATGGCTAATTCTCTTGTAAGTATTCAAATTCTACCAAAGACAAAAGGTGGAGAAGACGTCATTCCTTATGTTGATCATGCGATCTCCATCATCAATGCTTCAGGTTTGAAATACGAGGTCCATCCTCTTGAAACAACCATTGAAGGTGATCTTAACGAGATCCTTCCCATGATAGAAAAGATCAATGAAGCTATGGTCGATCGTGGATGTAAAAACGTCATCTCTCAAATTAAGATTCTCTATCAGCCTGAGGGAGCTTCGATGGATCAATTGACGGAGAAGTACCGCTCATGAGAAGAGTATTCAAAAAAGGATGGAGACCAGCTTCGGTCCTCATCCTTTTGCTCATTTTATGGGAGGGAAGCAGCCGGGCTTTTGAAGTGCCTGAATGGTTATTACCTGCTCCATCCATGATTACGCAAGAAGGTATAGCCGGGTGGAATAGTTATTCTCATCACCTTCTTTCAACAATTCAACTAACGATAGCTGGCTTCTTGATTGGTGCAAGCGTGGGGCTGATCATCGCGATTACTCTTCATCTACTCCCTGCAGTGAGAGAGGCCGTTTACCCGCTTCTCATTTTGTCCCAAAACATCCCGATTATTGTACTGGCCCCTTTGTTAGTCATTTGGTTCGGTTTTGGAGCTTTACCTAAGCTGATCGTCATCGTTCTCGTCTGTTTTTTCCCTATCGCCGTTTCTGCAATGGATGGATTAAGACAAACGACTCCTGAATTGAAACACTACATGCAAATGGCAGGTGCAACACAAGGACAAATTTTTCGTAAGCTTGAATGGCCCCATGCCCTGCCATCGATATTCTCCGGTTTAAAAATTTCAGCCACCTACAGTGTCATGGGGGCTGTCATTTCAGAATGGCTTGGTGCTAATAGAGGAATCGGCGTGTATATGACGTTAGCCTCCTCCTCTTTCCGAACAGACCGAGTGTTTGTCGCCATCTTTTTGATTATGATCCTGAGCCTGATGTTCTTCTTTCTTATTAACTTAATAGAAAGACAGATAACCAAGTGGCAAAGTAAAGGAGCTGATGATTAAAATGAGTAAGTTAACGATTAAAGAGTTATCCAAGTCTTTTGACCAACAATCCATCATTCAAAATCTTTCACTTCAAGTGGAAGAAGGTGAGTTCGTTTCGATCCTAGGGCCTTCAGGAAGTGGGAAAAGTACATTGTTTCACCTGGTTGGCGGCTTGATTCAGCCTGATGATGGCCACATCTTTTTAAATGGAAAAGAGATTACAGGGGAAAAGGGATTCATCAGCTACATGCCGCAAAGTCCAGCTCTTTTTCCTTGGCGAACCTTACTTGATAATGTCGTTCTAGGCAGTGAAATCAAGGGAGAAACTAACCGCAAAGCTGCTTTAGAAATGATTGCTAAAGCTGGGCTAAGTGGCTTTGAACATTCTTACCCAAATCAGTTATCTGGTGGCATGAAACAACGAGCTTCTTTCATTCGAAGTCTATTAAGCCCGCAATCTCTGATTTGCCTTGACGAACCTTTCTCGGCCCTTGACGAATTTACGAGGATCGAAATGCAGGAATGGCTCCTATCAGTTTGGGAGGAACATCAGAAGTCGATCTTATTTGTAACGCACAATATTGAAGAAGCACTCTTTTTATCAGATCGGATCATCGTTTTATCAGATCGGCCGGCACGCGTAGAAAAAGAGTTTGAACTTCCTTTTTCTCGCCCTAGAGAGCAGTCCATATTATTAACAAACGAATTCTTAGAATGGAAAAAGGAAATCTTCCAAGAATTGCAGGTGCATGTATGAAACCTATCATAGATACACACATTCACCTTGATATGTATGAAGAAGCGTACAGAGAACAGATGCTCTCTGAACTCGATCGATATTCCATCACGCATCTTATTTCCGTGTCCAATAACCTGAATTCTTCCTTGAAAAACCTGACTTGGTCAATGCAGGATCAAAGGATTAAACCGGCCACAGGATTCCACCCTGAACAAAATATCCCGACAGATCAAGAAATAGAGCAAATGACGAGCCTCATTCATCGCTACGCTAACCGCATTGTTGCCATCGGAGAAGTCGGGCTTCCTTATTACACTCGAAAGAAAAACCCTGGCGTAGGTCTCTCTCCATATGTTGAGCTGCTGGAGCATTTCCTGCTTTTAGCTAAGGAATTGGATAAGCCGGTAGTCCTTCATGCCATCTACGAAGATGCCGATCTCGTCTGTGACTTGTTAGAAAAGCACGATATGACGCGTGCACACTTCCACTGGTTCAAAGGCTTCAATACTACCATTGATCGAATGAAAGAAAATGGTTATTTTATCTCTGTCACTCCTGATTGTGTCTATGAAAAAGAGATTCAATCCCTAATCAAAATTTATCCTTTAGACCAGTTGATGGTGGAAACGGACGGGCCCTGGGCATTTGATGGCCCCTTTAAAGGAAAGGTGACACATCCTAAAATGATTCATGATTCGGTTGAAAAAATTAGTGAGTTGAAAGGACTTCCGGTGGAGAATATATATGGTCAGTTGTACAAAAACACGATAGATTTTTATAAAATTGATAGTTTTTAATACAGAAATGCTATCCCTCCCCTGAACTTTATTCGCTTTCCTTTATTCCGACTAATACACTGTGTATAATAAGTCTTAAAGGAAGGTGAACGAAATGAGTATTCCAAAACCTCTTGTTCAAACGAATCAATTGTTCATTGTCACGACGGTCTTACTCGGAATCTTTATCCATCATTCGATATTGTTTTTCCCCTTTGTTATTGGGATGTACACATTGATTACGAAACAAAACCCAATCATTTTAATAAGTAAGAAATTCTTAACTAAACCAGCTAATCAATATATTCCAGAGGATCGTGACCAACAGATCTTTAATCAGTGGATTGCCACAATCTGCATTGGGCTGGCGATCACTTTCTTTTATTTTAACTTCACTATTCTTGGGTACATCTTTAGCGCTATGGTCGTTATCGCTGCAGGTGTCGCCCTTCTAGGTTTCTGCATCGGCTGCACAATCCGTTACCGGTATATGATGTGGAAACACCAGCGGATGACTTCCTAACAAAAAGCCCGCCCTTAAACGGGGCAGGCTTTTTGTTACATTCTTCTACTGTGTATTTCCAACGGCCGGAATAGGCTGTTCCTTGAAAATTTTCGCTAAATGCATTGTATTGTAAGCTAACATTTCGATATGAGTCTTCGTAAAATCGTTCTGAATGCCATTGGCCTCGATGTACGAAGGACCTGGTCCTGCTTCCCCTACCCAATAAGCATCTACATTGGGGGGAATGACGAACCCAATATGAGACATGCGATAAAGAATCGATTCAGCCGCATTTTTCGCCCCGTCTTCATTACCCGTAATGACTACACCAGCCACTTTATTATAAAAAACCGCTTGTCCTTTCTCATTCGTTTCGCTGCTGCTGCCGTACATTCTTTCAAGTGCTTTCGTCGCAATACTGCTTTTCTCTCCCAACCAGAGTGGTGTACCCAGGACTACGATATCGGCATCTTTAATTTTTTCAAAGATATGCGGCCATTCGTCTCCGTCACCTAAATCCTTGTCAATCCCATAGGGAATATAATAATCCGCTAAACGAACACTTTCGTGAACAATTTCTTCTTGATCGTAGATTTTTTCAACCTCTCTCCACAACGCTTCTGTATTCGATTGTTCCTCTGAATTTTTTAAAGATGCATTTAGGAATAGCGCTTTTACTTGGCTCATGTTACTCCTCCTTTCCCATTTCCTTACCCCGATCTAAGTAGTGTAAATCATTGGAAATTAGGGTAAAGAAATAATAAGGACTTAGATAGGAGGATAGTTATGAACGAATATAAATTAGGTGAGAAAGTCGCTGATTTTACTTTACCTGCTACTTCAGATACTGAATATTCGTTTGAAGACTTTAGAAACGAAAACGGAAACGATTGGCATTTACTCATTTATTTTAGAGGCTCCTGGTGCCCTGCTTGTATGGAAGAGTTGAAAGAACTACAAGAAAGCAAAGGGTATTTTGACGATAAACAAATTAAAATCACAACGATATCGACTGACCACTTAGATAGCCTGAAAAAAATGGTTGATGAGCACGATTTTACTTTCCCGGTGCTGGCAGACCAAAATTTATCCTTTCTTAAAGAATACGGCGTCCATTACCATGATGAAAGCAGTCCTTATGAGGATCACGGGACTCACGGAGAACCAGCGTACTTTTTAACTGATGAAAATGGCAAGCTTCTTTATCAGCAAAGGCAGACAAACCCCTTTGGCCGCCCCCACCCTAAGGAACTGAGAAAGATCATTCAATACATTAAGAAAAACTTAAAATAAACACAAACCGAGTCCTCCATCTTGGACTCGGCTTTTTCGTATAGAATGTCCGAAAATCGGAAAACTAGGATTTCATAATAAGTGTTTTACGTTTATAACTATGGGGAATTCATGCATTAACTGTAAGATGGAGGGTGTTGAAATGAAAGGGATAGCTGCAGAGAACAGCATTCATTGCGAGACGGAATACTCAGTTCTCAAAAGAGTGATTGTAGTAAAACCAGCATTTATGAAAATTAACGAAGTGATTAATGAAACCCAGAAACACTATGAAGGAACCAACATTGATATTCCTCTCGCTATACACCAGCATAAAACATTTGTGAACACTTTAAAGGAACATCATGTAGATGTCTGCGAACTCCCCACAGAACCGGATTTACCCGAGCAGGTCTTTACAA
It contains:
- a CDS encoding DUF4395 domain-containing protein, whose translation is MSIPKPLVQTNQLFIVTTVLLGIFIHHSILFFPFVIGMYTLITKQNPIILISKKFLTKPANQYIPEDRDQQIFNQWIATICIGLAITFFYFNFTILGYIFSAMVVIAAGVALLGFCIGCTIRYRYMMWKHQRMTS
- a CDS encoding ABC transporter ATP-binding protein produces the protein MSKLTIKELSKSFDQQSIIQNLSLQVEEGEFVSILGPSGSGKSTLFHLVGGLIQPDDGHIFLNGKEITGEKGFISYMPQSPALFPWRTLLDNVVLGSEIKGETNRKAALEMIAKAGLSGFEHSYPNQLSGGMKQRASFIRSLLSPQSLICLDEPFSALDEFTRIEMQEWLLSVWEEHQKSILFVTHNIEEALFLSDRIIVLSDRPARVEKEFELPFSRPREQSILLTNEFLEWKKEIFQELQVHV
- a CDS encoding ATP-grasp domain-containing protein, with the translated sequence MSKIYVLHENDEWTGHLTERLEELELPYELWHLDEGTLDLTSEPPEGIFYNRISASSHTRDHRYAPEFTEAVIAWLERHGRTVINGSRALRLEVSKVNQYMALNQAGIETPKTITAVGKNNIMKAADQLNLESFITKHNRAGKGQGVQLFHSKQALEEYLDGPSFDEPVDGITLLQQYIEAPEPYIIRHEFVGGKFVYGVKVDTSEGFELCPADACTIDDLYCPTDGEAEEPKAKFEILENYRPAIIDHYEAFLKENNIDVAAIEAIQDKDGNLYSYDVNTNTNYNSDAEAKAGVYGMLELAKYLREQLNHVHA
- a CDS encoding flavodoxin family protein; the encoded protein is MSQVKALFLNASLKNSEEQSNTEALWREVEKIYDQEEIVHESVRLADYYIPYGIDKDLGDGDEWPHIFEKIKDADIVVLGTPLWLGEKSSIATKALERMYGSSSETNEKGQAVFYNKVAGVVITGNEDGAKNAAESILYRMSHIGFVIPPNVDAYWVGEAGPGPSYIEANGIQNDFTKTHIEMLAYNTMHLAKIFKEQPIPAVGNTQ
- a CDS encoding C45 family autoproteolytic acyltransferase/hydolase — encoded protein: MKYIHSDILQFRGTHYDFGYWQGGKLRDSWTVKNRVKQWKVRKPRFTVEESEVREAITRFAPGVWEELLGLRDALEWPMDRVLMEFGGYRIDYKRSGCSIMTGDGYFIRNYDYMPKTYEGRYSFFQPTDQGYAIIGPTQRITGRMDGMNEKGLVMGYNFMHRKRPGDGFICCMIGRLVLESCANVEEAVTMLREIPHRHSFSYTVFDSTNQTFVVEASPRGVEVREANVCTNHFEIMKKENRNHLVDSLKRMDAIQSNRNSLKTAYDAFRLMNDTDGGVFSKLYSSWAGTIHTSGYLPREKKAWFALGGDQTPVEFDFNNWLQGDDLAQAKIHGEVDTDIPFVHMEDGAYWTGKS
- a CDS encoding ABC transporter substrate-binding protein — translated: MKKLFMLVLLLILLSACSSNNEASSESGSEEKVAKDIKLVLDWTPNTNHTGIYVAKAEGYFEEEGLNVEIMMPGEAGADQLVASGKADFGISAQETLTEARVQGIPIVSIGAIIQHNTSGFASPKEKNITSPADYEGKTYGGWGAPVEKAVLSSLMQKENADVEEVDIVNMGNSDFFTAVERDIDFAWIYYGWTGVEAELRGEDLNMQYLTDYSDKLDYYTPVLTANEKTIKNDPEKVEAFMAAVSKGYEYAIDQPEKAADILIEAVPDLDPELVKASQKWLSPKYQDDAEQWGIQDVEVWENYAEWMYSHDLLDKKLKVEKAFTNEFLPAKEEK
- a CDS encoding NAD(P)/FAD-dependent oxidoreductase — its product is MKRVVILGGGYGGLNILNGLLENIPKDAHITVVDRNPYHSLKTEFYTIAAGTESDRHARVDFPVHDQVDYVFDEIEKIDVENEQVIIKNLTENITYDYLVIGLGCEDNYHGIEGAREFTESVQTFAKARSAGYSIGNLGAYKNVTVVGAGLSGIEVASEVRESRSDLNIRLLDRGDTVLKAFDSKIQKYVEKWFKENDVEVIHGANVEYVEKDGVCNNGICYMNDVTVWTAGVRPNFLVRELPFEKDNQDKIIVNDFYQVPSSQNVYVVGDCASADHSPSAQLAGQQGEKIADVLTAVLHNRVPERPSELKLKGTLGSLGKSDGFGNMMQKPMTGMLPRLAKSGVLWLSKRH
- a CDS encoding TatD family hydrolase, which gives rise to MKPIIDTHIHLDMYEEAYREQMLSELDRYSITHLISVSNNLNSSLKNLTWSMQDQRIKPATGFHPEQNIPTDQEIEQMTSLIHRYANRIVAIGEVGLPYYTRKKNPGVGLSPYVELLEHFLLLAKELDKPVVLHAIYEDADLVCDLLEKHDMTRAHFHWFKGFNTTIDRMKENGYFISVTPDCVYEKEIQSLIKIYPLDQLMVETDGPWAFDGPFKGKVTHPKMIHDSVEKISELKGLPVENIYGQLYKNTIDFYKIDSF
- a CDS encoding VC0807 family protein codes for the protein MKQSKFIVLDLICYVVFPLAVWNLSRDYIGDYYAMLLSSIPGIIYTIYRFIALKKVNIFGIYMISTLIVGTLIDVLAGSAIQLLWNNVIYAYVLALLFLFTIVIKKPIALYFALDFSELQGYNRDFTRRLFHKKKLFHLFNWIVVAFAIQDLLLATIKYWLIIKYGVEAFDKGIILRQIINWGITFVIIGGFFYIGKIINENPELIKEVQEDIKKEV
- a CDS encoding ABC transporter permease, which gives rise to MRRVFKKGWRPASVLILLLILWEGSSRAFEVPEWLLPAPSMITQEGIAGWNSYSHHLLSTIQLTIAGFLIGASVGLIIAITLHLLPAVREAVYPLLILSQNIPIIVLAPLLVIWFGFGALPKLIVIVLVCFFPIAVSAMDGLRQTTPELKHYMQMAGATQGQIFRKLEWPHALPSIFSGLKISATYSVMGAVISEWLGANRGIGVYMTLASSSFRTDRVFVAIFLIMILSLMFFFLINLIERQITKWQSKGADD
- a CDS encoding peroxiredoxin family protein, which codes for MNEYKLGEKVADFTLPATSDTEYSFEDFRNENGNDWHLLIYFRGSWCPACMEELKELQESKGYFDDKQIKITTISTDHLDSLKKMVDEHDFTFPVLADQNLSFLKEYGVHYHDESSPYEDHGTHGEPAYFLTDENGKLLYQQRQTNPFGRPHPKELRKIIQYIKKNLK
- a CDS encoding thiamine-binding protein; protein product: MANSLVSIQILPKTKGGEDVIPYVDHAISIINASGLKYEVHPLETTIEGDLNEILPMIEKINEAMVDRGCKNVISQIKILYQPEGASMDQLTEKYRS